tccctctccccctccttccctcccccggagaagctgagctgagctgagACGCCCCATCTCTCGgtggcgccgcagcccggTCAGTGACAGAtcgcaaggggggggggcgtgcaTCTGGATGGGCGATCCACCGTCCCCCGGCTTCGATCTCGTCGTTGAAGAGACACTATTTCTGGGCCCGGGGGTGCAAGACGCGACCTACGTGCGTGTGTGCAATGCATGTTTCGTGAAATGTATCTCATGCAGCAACATTGCTTGTTCCCGAGCGTGGGTTCACCTCTATGTTCACTTCTATGCACACGCGGGAAGAGAAACACTTCGATCTGCACCACAGCGCACCAGATGGGTAGTAGAAGAAATCTTGTTGTGTTCCATAGCATAAAGTAGTAACATCTAATCATGTGGTATTATTATTCGTCAAGAAACGTaaaagtcgccgccgctccgtgTAGAGCTGCAACCCAAAACACCTTGATTCTTTCCACcccgccagccggccggtCCCTTTCCTCCCATGAAACGCCTCTTTGTAAGCAGGTAACCCAGTGGTCAAtggccgttgttgttgttgcgcgTGCGTAAGATAGTCGTAAAGCCAGACCGGAGCCCAACAAGAAAGCagacaaggccgtcgagacATCGCCGCAGCCGTTACATTAGCGACAAAATGTCTCCGTGTCTAAAGGAACCCCCTCCCACTGATCGTTGTCGGCTTCGCTCACCATCCAGCCGTGACCGGCACGTGGCTGTCGATGGCGTCCCTCCGCCTCTTGatcggcctcgggctcccgccgcgctcgtgcgAGCCAGGcgccgacccggccgtcaTAACCGGccactgcggcggcgcccacaTAGCCGCCGCGTGATGTCCGCCCTGCGGTTCCATCTTGGGCGTCGGCCCCCAttccgtcgtcgcgctcgacgggccCGACGCGGTGCCCGTCCAGCCGTCGAGGGCCCCAATGTCCCAGCCCGGCATGCTGCCAGTGTCGCACCCCGAGCTGTCGTACACAAGCTGGCTGGGCAGGtccagcgccgtcgtcgccgcggcgcccatgTAGGAGCCAACCCCGTTGGTCATGGGCTTCACGTCGCCAAAGGATGACTGTCCGTCAAAGTAcgtctggctgctgctcagcGACGACTGCCTGTCGCtcgcgctgcccgccgcggtGCTCGGCAGGAAGCTGACGCCCCCGTTGGAGCTCATCCCCGCGtcgaagctgctgctcgtcgagtACGCACCGGGAATggtcgctgtcggcggcggcgtagccAGTCCACCCGAGAAGGAGTCAAAGAGGCCCAGGCTCGTGCTCGACGTCTGCAGCGGAGGCACATGCGGTGGGCCGTGgtgctggtgttgctggtggtggtgatggctgctgccgttgctgccacCGTTGTCCCAGGCGTTGAACGTCTCATTCATAGCCGCCGTAAGATGCTGGCTGatggtcggcgtcggcgacatgATGGCATCCCGGGGCACACCTGCCGTCGGGTATACGAGTGCCTTCTGCTGGTGGTAGCGCGACATGGGGTCGTTGATGGTGAGCCACCGCCACGTCGTCCCTGCGGGCTTGAAGACCGGGTTGTACTTGTGCCACTGGTTCGTCGTGTTGAAGCGCCAGAAGATGATAGCCTGGCGCGTCCACTGCGTCGAGTCGGGCGCGCAGGACCACAGCTCTTGGTACATGGCCACCTTGCAGATGAGGTCGCTGCCCGTCGACTCTCGGCGCGCCCACGAGGcagcgtcgccctcgtcctcggaccGCTTGCGCTTGCTGCCGGCCCGCTCGACGTCCTtcttgtcgccctcggcattgcgccgccgcttttCCTTCATGCGCTGGTGCTCTGCGTCGGGATACTGCACCGCCATGCTCAGGATGCTGGCCCACTCGACCGCGGGGAACGGAACGTGGATGTCCGGCCGGGGCCGCGTGTGGCAGTCGCAGTCGTTCTTGGAGTCGCTGCAGCCTCGGCGGTGGATGCCGCTGTCATTGGTGTAGACACCctgcttgccgtcgtcgctatgcagctcggcgggccGCGTCAGCCGCGTGATGCACTTCCAGCGGTGCGTCTGCAGAGCGGGCTGCGTGatggccacctcgacgaAGCCCGTCAGCTCTGAGCCCGACGGGAACTTGGCATGTTCGTGGAGTTCAATGGTCGAGCACATCTCCAGGAGCAGACAGTCTTCGTCGCGCGACGGGAGGTCCAACGTCTCGTACATGGCTGGCGCATCCTTTTGCCACCGGCGCGTGACCGACTTGACACATGCCGAAGTGGTGCGGTCCAGGGAGCGGGTGTATTCGTGCAACAGCACGTCCTTGCCCAGGACATTAGGGCTGTCGTCGCAGTTGGTGTACTTGTTGAGGTGGGGGAACGAAGCCTGATCCAACGGGTTGTCGTGGGCGTCGTAGGCCACGTCGTCCCGGATCTTAATGTCCGACGATGAGACAAAGACCTCGCAAGTCTTGGGCCGCACGCAGATGGAGGACTGCAGGGCCAAAAGCTGGGAGAAGTAGTCGTAGTTGGGCTTGACATCAGGGACCCTACCCTCGGCCAATGCTGTCAGGACCGGGTTGGACTTGAACGACTCctgttcctcctcgtcgtagtAGTCATCCGAGTTGGTGGAGCCGggctccttcttctcctcagATGGGAAGAGAAAGTGGACTGTAAGCTTTTTGTCAGCTTCTGTCCCGCTCATGACGACGCATCGCGCGACACTCACAGCAACGGAGGTCCTCGAAGAACTTCTTGACGACCTGCATGTGACTCGACACCTGCTTGCGCCCCATCTGCTCGATGCTCTCGTTGCTGTTGTCGATGCGGAAGATCTCTTTGCTGCCAAGCAGTGCCACACAAATCACAAAGATGTACTCGCTGATGAGCATGTTGCGCCCGTGAAGCTTACCCCCCATGGAGAATTTGCGCCGGCCCATATGGGGCATGAGCAGAACAGCTAATGTTAGGGATCGGTCAGCGGCAAGTCCGGACCTCAGAGGAGGCGCAACGGGATCAAAACGTACAGTCAACAAAggcatcctcgagctccgGTCGACGCCAGacgccgcccttgtccttTTGCGTATCCTTGTGGGCTTGCCTGTTGCGGTACTGCCTAAAGGCAGGCCAGTAGTAGAGGGGGTTGACGTGGCGAGGCTTCCTCTGGTAACGAGGCTGCTGGCGAGGCGTCGGGACTCTGTACAGGCAGTCGAAGGACTGGGACGGCACCATGGGGGCCGGGATGTTGGGCTGCATGGACGGTGACAACGTCACCGGGCTCTGATagcaggcgacgatgccgccgttgaAGCTATGCGCCTGTGCATTGCCAGTGGACTCGCGCAGAGGCATACGTCCGGGGACGTGGacgccgctggcgctgctgctgctgcggcggccgtcgacgtaATCCGGCGACTGCGAGTATCTCTGCGAGGATAGGACAGGCCTCGGCTGGTATAGTGACGAAGACATGGTGAACGAGCTCGCTCGGGAACGCCAGTCGAGTCAAGGAGGAATGCCAACGGCGAATGCTCACGAGAACAAGCTCGGGCAGCGCAAATGCCTGGTGTTCTCTGTGCAGTGCAACCGCGAGTGGCAGGAAAAAGAGACGAGCGAGTTGAAGAGGACAAGAAATGCTGAAAGGAATTTGGGAACGCGGAATGGTGGGTTAAATGTATGCTCTGAAGGgggcgaggatgacgacTGGAACGAAGattgtcgtcctcggcccaAGGTGCCAGACCAAGACCCGATGTGGAGGAGACGATGGGCAATGAATGAATGATATTGACAAAGAAAGGGACGGCAACAACGCCCTGCTATTGCTACCtgcgtacatacgtacgtacgtgctcGCTCGCACTTACAAGCACAGTCAGTAAGTACTGCCCGCTTGCTCGCCGCACACCCGCAGCGAGTCGGGTGGCCGGCCTgggaggggcaggcaggccccTCGTCGAACCATCCGAACCCTAAAAGGATCGCGCTCCAACTGCAAAACATCGAGCAAGGAGCACACGAGGAGAAGGGTGGTGGcagtagtggtggtggtgcgtggggggaggagggtggtgTGTGGGTTGATCGGGCTGGCGGTAGGTCGGCAGGGTTGCTgctcaacaccaccaccaccaacaccaccaccaccaccatgacgaGCTTTGCCTCGCATCAGCAGCCGACCAGGCATCAGTCTTCTCCCCGGAAGCACTGCAGAGGAAGGGGGGCACATGGCAGCCAGAGGTCTGCAGCGAGGGCGTTAGCCTGCAAGGGAGGGCCAGGCGGGGCCTCTGGGGTCTCATCACCAACACCCCTCGGCAGAGACACACGCCTTGGCTGAGCGCCTCTTGCCCGGTATGTAAAAAAGATTGCCATCAGACAACACGAGCTTGAAGCTCCTCCACATTGTCGAAATCGAATTCTTGTCGCGACGCGccggccagcgtcgtcgcccggtTATTTTGTCGCctgcgcgcgacgccgagctcgctgctgctgctggaccaCTTCTCCCTCCACTAAAGAGAGCCTCCCGTCTGTAACTTTTTGCTCCCCGCAGCCAGCGCGACACCCCCCCTGCAAAGGGAGGCTGCCGCAATGCAATACGTACatacgggcggcggcgacggaccgGAGCTGCCAGTAGTCGCAGTGTTAGAGCAACGCAGGAGTCAACGTGCAATCTGCGACGTGGGCCAGGGAAGCTTGTTGCAGCAAAACGCCCGTGCCCTCTTCCCCGTGGGCAGCCAAATAGTTTAGTTCTCTCGGTCGGGTCGCGTCTCCTTCATCAGGATTATCGGATTTATGCTTCGACGTCTTCATCCCCGTCGTTTCCAATATtcaccttcttcctccctcctcccgtGAGCCGCTGGAGGGCCACCTTATTGGCCTGGCCCCCTACCTTGCGCTGCATCTTctcaatctcctcctcggcgtcgaccgcctccgcctccgcaTAGTCGagcaccagccgccggccgagcaaGTGCGTGTCCCGCAAGGCGATTAGCGCGTTCTCCGCCTCCCGGGGGGTGACAAAATCAGCAAACGCAAACCCCCTGGTGGTGTGGTCCGCCTTCTTTGGAACGCGGACCGATCTGAGCTGCCCGTACGTCCCGAAGAGCGTCCGGATGTCCTTCTTGGTGGCTTGGAAGGGCAGGTTCTTGATGACGATCTTGGtcctctgcgccgccgccttcttggcccgatcctcccgccgcctctcttCGGCCGCGTCGTGGCCCTTGTGGGACGCCTTGACCCCCAGAGTGTGCCCATCCAGCACGTAGCCGTCCATGaccttgagcgccgccgccgcctgcgccttgCTTCGAAACTCGGCGAAGCCAAAGCCCATGCTCAGCGTCTGCCCGGGCTTTTTGGGATCCATCTTTGTCTTGACCCGCGCCGAGACGAATCCGTCGAGAGACTGGAAAGCTTCGGCCAGCTTGTTAGTGCTCGTGGCGAAGTTTAAATTGCGGATAAACAGAGAGGTCGtttccgcctcgtccgccctGTCGCCGCCTGACAGCAGGTCGTTGACGCTTAGCTTTTGTACCCCTGTCGCCTTCTGACCGGCAACCAACGTCACGGGCCGATCTGACTGGTCGCCTTTGAAGAGATCTTTGGGGCCCTTCTCCAAGAAGAGCACGCTATCCTTGATGCGTCGGTAGGCGAGCTTGCCAAACGCGGCCTTTGCGTGGTTCGCCTGGGCGAACTGCACAATGGCGATTGTGCCGCTCGGGGGCATGAGAACCTTGAGCACCGGTCCAGACTCCTCAAACATCCGTCTGAGTTCGTCCAGAGTCGTGCCGTACGAAAAGTTCTTGACGAGGATGGAGGTGTCGCCCCGCTTTTGCGACTTGAAGGCGTCCAGGTCCACTCCATTTGCCGCAAAGTACGCCTTGGTCTCTTGGATGACCGTCGTCTCCGCAATGGCCTGTTTGatcgccgcgtccgccgaCGTCGGGTCTAGCATCTCCGACTTCGAGACACCCaggcggctggcgatggatgTGTTGACTGCGTCCTGGTTCATGTAAAGAGAATTCCAGTTGAatgttgtcgacgccgcctcaGCCTTCTTGCGGATCAGGTTCTGTTTCCTCAGCGGTAGCTTGGAAATTCCAAACTCGTCCAATCCCAGCTCTTTCTTGCGGCTAGCTGGAATGATGTGGATGATGCGTCCCTGAAAAGTTgccccatccatcgcctGGAATGCCTCGACCGCGTCCCCTGGATCTGTAAACAAGACAAGAGCAAAGCCCTTGCCGGTCCCTGCAGCGTTAGTGGGCACGTGTACCTGCATACGAGTTAGCCGTTGG
This region of Purpureocillium takamizusanense chromosome 9, complete sequence genomic DNA includes:
- a CDS encoding uncharacterized protein (EggNog:ENOG503P1N0~COG:K): MSSSLYQPRPVLSSQRYSQSPDYVDGRRSSSSASGVHVPGRMPLRESTGNAQAHSFNGGIVACYQSPVTLSPSMQPNIPAPMVPSQSFDCLYRVPTPRQQPRYQRKPRHVNPLYYWPAFRQYRNRQAHKDTQKDKGGVWRRPELEDAFVDSVLLMPHMGRRKFSMGGKLHGRNMLISEYIFVICVALLGSKEIFRIDNSNESIEQMGRKQVSSHMQVVKKFFEDLRCFHFLFPSEEKKEPGSTNSDDYYDEEEQESFKSNPVLTALAEGRVPDVKPNYDYFSQLLALQSSICVRPKTCEVFVSSSDIKIRDDVAYDAHDNPLDQASFPHLNKYTNCDDSPNVLGKDVLLHEYTRSLDRTTSACVKSVTRRWQKDAPAMYETLDLPSRDEDCLLLEMCSTIELHEHAKFPSGSELTGFVEVAITQPALQTHRWKCITRLTRPAELHSDDGKQGVYTNDSGIHRRGCSDSKNDCDCHTRPRPDIHVPFPAVEWASILSMAVQYPDAEHQRMKEKRRRNAEGDKKDVERAGSKRKRSEDEGDAASWARRESTGSDLICKVAMYQELWSCAPDSTQWTRQAIIFWRFNTTNQWHKYNPVFKPAGTTWRWLTINDPMSRYHQQKALVYPTAGVPRDAIMSPTPTISQHLTAAMNETFNAWDNGGSNGSSHHHHQQHQHHGPPHVPPLQTSSTSLGLFDSFSGGLATPPPTATIPGAYSTSSSFDAGMSSNGGVSFLPSTAAGSASDRQSSLSSSQTYFDGQSSFGDVKPMTNGVGSYMGAAATTALDLPSQLVYDSSGCDTGSMPGWDIGALDGWTGTASGPSSATTEWGPTPKMEPQGGHHAAAMWAPPQWPVMTAGSAPGSHERGGSPRPIKRRRDAIDSHVPVTAGW
- the MRD1 gene encoding Multiple RNA-binding domain-containing protein 1 (COG:A~EggNog:ENOG503NU06); protein product: MATSRIFIKGLPPNITETDFRKHFSTGNREVTDVKLIPQRRIGYVGYKTADDASRAVKYFNRSYIRMSKISVEPAKAISDPALAKNHHNGPRAADASTSRAAARVTSDQDASSKKRKRDEPAKADPKLREFLQVMKSGREGVIADDTTFDAAEGYPEAGSTVVPEGESDDEYEQIPTRKEKSRRIDSPTRAVHVAHSPPPREDKAPDPAQADDAQETTGAAEQVRGDGVVPATEATDDDWLRLRTNRLLDLVDPGDLPAQQVPGPDEKPPQQQDTENSSDEVTHDEVEGVTMGEEMATGDAAVEAISKTSRLFVRNLPFSVTEEDIRDAFERFGSLQEVHVPTNAAGTGKGFALVLFTDPGDAVEAFQAMDGATFQGRIIHIIPASRKKELGLDEFGISKLPLRKQNLIRKKAEAASTTFNWNSLYMNQDAVNTSIASRLGVSKSEMLDPTSADAAIKQAIAETTVIQETKAYFAANGVDLDAFKSQKRGDTSILVKNFSYGTTLDELRRMFEESGPVLKVLMPPSGTIAIVQFAQANHAKAAFGKLAYRRIKDSVLFLEKGPKDLFKGDQSDRPVTLVAGQKATGVQKLSVNDLLSGGDRADEAETTSLFIRNLNFATSTNKLAEAFQSLDGFVSARVKTKMDPKKPGQTLSMGFGFAEFRSKAQAAAALKVMDGYVLDGHTLGVKASHKGHDAAEERRREDRAKKAAAQRTKIVIKNLPFQATKKDIRTLFGTYGQLRSVRVPKKADHTTRGFAFADFVTPREAENALIALRDTHLLGRRLVLDYAEAEAVDAEEEIEKMQRKVGGQANKVALQRLTGGGRKKVNIGNDGDEDVEA